One candidate division WOR-3 bacterium DNA segment encodes these proteins:
- a CDS encoding phospho-N-acetylmuramoyl-pentapeptide-transferase, translating into MFKLLIQFKETFSFLNILGYITFRSAYAVVTSLLISFLAGPYVIRKLEKYKTGMTVREYTPEGHEKKVGTPSMGGILIIVSILVSVLFWGDLTNRNIIILLFSLVWLGVFGFLDDLMKIKRKKGMRGKYKLAGQIILAGFVGFVLFRFPSQGELKVTQTNAMFLKNLIVDFGWFYIPLILTVILGSSNAVNITDGLDGLAAGSLASAFAAFSVVAYIVGNVKASQYLHIGFDPSAAEVTIFGAAAFGACLGFLWFNSHPAQIFMGDTGSLSLGGALGLMAVLLKQEILLVFVGGVFVIEALSVIMQVAYFKTTGGKRIFKMAPVHHHFEKCGWSESKIVVRFWLLAVMFALIGLSTLKIR; encoded by the coding sequence GTGTTTAAACTGCTTATTCAATTCAAAGAAACTTTTTCTTTTCTCAACATACTGGGTTATATAACTTTCAGATCGGCTTATGCAGTTGTCACATCCCTTTTAATTTCTTTTTTGGCAGGACCCTATGTCATCAGGAAACTGGAAAAATATAAAACAGGGATGACCGTAAGAGAGTACACGCCGGAAGGGCATGAAAAAAAAGTCGGGACACCTTCAATGGGCGGCATATTGATAATAGTGTCCATACTAGTTTCGGTATTGTTCTGGGGAGACCTAACGAATAGAAATATAATAATCCTTCTGTTTTCTCTGGTCTGGTTAGGTGTTTTCGGATTTCTCGACGACTTGATGAAGATTAAAAGAAAAAAAGGCATGAGGGGAAAATACAAACTCGCGGGGCAGATAATTCTCGCAGGTTTTGTCGGTTTTGTTTTGTTTCGATTTCCTTCTCAAGGCGAGCTTAAGGTCACGCAGACAAATGCAATGTTTCTGAAAAATCTGATCGTCGATTTCGGGTGGTTTTATATTCCGCTGATTTTGACTGTGATTCTCGGCTCATCAAACGCCGTCAACATAACCGACGGTTTGGACGGATTAGCTGCGGGTTCCTTGGCTTCAGCTTTTGCCGCGTTTTCAGTTGTCGCTTACATAGTAGGAAATGTCAAAGCTTCTCAATACCTCCATATAGGTTTTGATCCTTCTGCGGCTGAAGTGACTATATTCGGAGCTGCGGCTTTCGGAGCTTGTTTAGGTTTTTTATGGTTTAATTCTCATCCGGCTCAGATTTTCATGGGAGATACGGGCTCTCTTTCTTTGGGAGGAGCTCTCGGATTGATGGCGGTTTTGTTGAAACAAGAAATTTTACTCGTGTTTGTCGGAGGGGTATTCGTCATAGAAGCTCTGTCGGTTATTATGCAGGTCGCTTATTTCAAAACGACGGGAGGAAAAAGAATTTTCAAAATGGCTCCTGTTCATCATCATTTTGAAAAGTGCGGTTGGTCGGAAAGCAAAATAGTAGTTCGGTTTTGGCTTCTCGCGGTTATGTTTGCTCTTATAGGTTTAAGCACTCTAAAGATAAGGTGA
- a CDS encoding replication-associated recombination protein A, producing MENSPLADRIRPDKLEDFVGQTHLLSENCELKSYFRNNKFPSMIFWGPPGSGKTTLAKIIKKNNPKIPFYSESAVLVGVNKIREIGEYGKKGLFPKVFLFLDEIHRFSKSQQDVLLPYAESGVITLIGCTTENPSFYVTSPLLSRTRLFIFNPLSESEILKILKRARHISGQEGVSENVLLQISQFSEGDARIAINIFESLMDDNTTEDEIEKKLERILLFDKRGDFFYDTISAFHKSVRSSDPQGALYYLARMILSGVDPLYVLRRMIRIASEDIGMSDPNALVVAVQARQAFDYVGMPEAELAIVEAAIYLSTAPKSNSVYTAWAKVISAVKKSGNLPVPIHLRNAPTKLAKSMGHGKEYKYDHDYPNAFSGQETLPPSLSSKVFYSPSERGFEKEIKKRIAFWQKKRGGINENL from the coding sequence ATGGAAAACTCACCTCTTGCTGATAGAATAAGACCAGATAAATTAGAAGACTTCGTCGGTCAAACACATTTGCTGTCAGAAAATTGTGAATTGAAGTCCTATTTTAGAAACAACAAATTCCCGTCGATGATTTTTTGGGGTCCTCCTGGTTCAGGGAAAACAACTCTCGCGAAAATAATCAAAAAAAATAACCCGAAAATTCCTTTTTACTCCGAAAGCGCAGTTTTGGTAGGCGTTAACAAGATAAGAGAAATTGGCGAATACGGAAAAAAAGGTCTTTTTCCCAAAGTCTTCCTCTTTCTCGACGAGATCCATAGATTTTCAAAGTCACAACAAGATGTTTTGCTTCCTTACGCAGAATCCGGCGTCATAACCTTGATAGGATGCACAACCGAAAATCCGTCTTTTTACGTGACCTCCCCCTTGCTGTCAAGAACAAGGCTTTTTATTTTCAACCCTCTGTCGGAATCAGAAATCTTGAAAATATTGAAAAGAGCTCGGCATATCTCTGGTCAAGAGGGAGTATCAGAAAATGTTCTGCTTCAGATATCTCAATTTTCCGAAGGAGACGCCAGAATAGCCATCAACATTTTCGAATCTTTGATGGACGACAATACAACAGAAGATGAAATTGAAAAAAAGCTCGAAAGAATCCTCTTGTTCGACAAGAGAGGAGATTTTTTCTACGACACGATAAGCGCTTTTCATAAAAGCGTCAGATCGAGCGACCCCCAGGGGGCTCTTTATTATCTCGCAAGGATGATACTCTCTGGAGTAGATCCGCTTTATGTTTTGAGAAGAATGATTAGAATCGCCTCGGAAGATATCGGGATGTCGGATCCAAACGCCCTTGTGGTAGCGGTTCAAGCCCGACAGGCATTTGACTACGTGGGTATGCCTGAAGCGGAACTTGCCATAGTTGAAGCTGCTATTTACCTTTCAACAGCTCCAAAATCGAACTCAGTTTACACGGCTTGGGCAAAGGTAATTTCTGCAGTCAAAAAATCTGGAAACCTCCCGGTTCCGATTCATTTGAGGAACGCCCCGACAAAACTGGCAAAAAGCATGGGACACGGGAAAGAATACAAATACGACCACGATTATCCAAATGCGTTTTCAGGGCAGGAAACTCTTCCCCCTTCCCTGTCAAGTAAAGTATTTTACTCTCCTTCCGAAAGAGGATTCGAAAAAGAAATCAAAAAAAGAATCGCTTTCTGGCAAAAAAAAAGAGGCGGAATAAACGAGAATCTGTGA
- the rsmH gene encoding 16S rRNA (cytosine(1402)-N(4))-methyltransferase RsmH produces the protein MSIVEKKKAEIHEPVLASFVVAVFSVFYGGSFLDLTAGQGGHSQWILRSLDPSRVVCVDRDKNAIDFTKNRLVKYSSICEFLNVKFSKAVDYLIERGDKFDAILADLGMSSMQLSSDRGFSYKGEQPLDMRMDQSQTLNLQNLISDSSLDDIKNILSVSGKRDEINNLATAIFKNKNCIKTTKDLADIVRKNGSKKDAAKRLSRSFQSFRIAVNQEIEELGGTLAKIPTLVNQGGRIAIISYHSVEDSLVKRCVLDWENNNMAKRVFKRTIKPSREEKLKNSKSRSALLRCAEFWR, from the coding sequence ATGAGCATTGTTGAGAAAAAAAAGGCAGAAATTCACGAACCTGTACTAGCTTCATTTGTTGTAGCTGTCTTTTCGGTGTTTTACGGAGGTAGTTTTCTCGACTTGACCGCTGGTCAAGGAGGGCACAGTCAATGGATATTGAGATCCCTTGATCCATCGCGTGTCGTCTGTGTGGACAGAGATAAAAATGCGATAGATTTTACAAAAAACCGGCTTGTAAAATACTCTTCCATTTGCGAATTTCTCAACGTGAAATTTTCAAAAGCTGTTGACTATTTGATTGAGCGGGGTGACAAATTTGACGCTATATTAGCAGACCTTGGAATGTCAAGCATGCAGCTGAGCTCTGACAGAGGGTTCAGTTATAAAGGAGAACAGCCTCTGGACATGAGGATGGACCAAAGCCAGACCTTGAACTTGCAAAATTTAATCAGTGATTCATCTTTGGATGACATAAAAAACATTCTTTCTGTCTCGGGTAAAAGAGATGAAATAAACAATCTTGCGACGGCGATATTCAAAAACAAAAATTGTATCAAAACAACGAAAGATTTGGCGGACATAGTAAGGAAAAATGGTTCCAAGAAAGATGCCGCCAAAAGACTGTCACGGTCTTTTCAATCTTTCAGAATAGCTGTAAATCAAGAAATCGAAGAACTCGGTGGAACTCTCGCTAAAATTCCGACTCTTGTCAACCAGGGAGGCAGGATCGCGATAATTTCCTACCACTCGGTGGAAGATTCTCTTGTGAAAAGGTGCGTTTTGGATTGGGAAAACAACAACATGGCTAAAAGAGTTTTTAAACGCACAATCAAACCTTCAAGGGAAGAAAAATTAAAAAACAGTAAATCGCGCAGCGCTCTTCTGAGATGCGCGGAGTTCTGGCGATGA
- a CDS encoding STAS domain-containing protein: MRKMIRRKVFYISGGFDPFNKPSQIRKLEKLIQEDDNEIVIDLKNLHYMHFETGNLLEELKEKLRSKGKKLKLKNVNDYFLKVLNLSGNNWNLDLTK, translated from the coding sequence ATGAGAAAAATGATCAGAAGAAAAGTTTTTTATATTTCGGGGGGATTTGACCCGTTCAACAAACCTTCCCAGATACGAAAATTAGAAAAATTGATACAAGAAGACGATAATGAAATTGTCATCGATTTGAAAAATCTTCATTATATGCATTTTGAAACCGGAAACCTTCTTGAGGAACTTAAGGAAAAATTGAGGTCAAAAGGCAAAAAATTGAAATTAAAGAATGTAAACGATTATTTTCTAAAAGTTCTGAATTTATCGGGAAACAACTGGAATCTGGATTTGACAAAATGA
- a CDS encoding UDP-N-acetylmuramoyl-tripeptide--D-alanyl-D-alanine ligase, translating to MDYELERIVSVTGAELHGIEPTIKASGFSTDSRIVGKGQIFVAIKGEKTDGHKYFKEALENGALAVMCEKKLNGPSLTVKNCVEAMGQLAFDRLSRSKAKIVGVTGSLGKTTAKEAIKSALGSALKVESSEGNMNTEIGLPLTILNKERDPDIFVLEMAARKIGDIEYLCEIAQPDISVVTQIAPVHLEIFGSMENITKAKLEIALKTKNGGFVVLNGDDKELSKFKKFEGKTVHYFGIEHQSVKDIRYSKEETSFTVQNHRVTVRVPAKVGLYAGLASLKVGQILGLEISELARGLSSMVMPPNRFGLFLVSGKTIIDDSYNSSPVALEAVMDYTSRYFTGKKIAVLGDMKELGEDSPRYHFEAGSKAAKKGFAEVIAVGDYAKDLCQGFNEKSSKNCHEAQNWKEALSILEKIIDKGDVILIKGSRVMELDKLALALKNGGKSV from the coding sequence ATGGATTATGAATTAGAACGCATAGTTTCCGTAACGGGGGCAGAACTACACGGAATTGAACCTACGATAAAAGCTAGCGGTTTTTCGACAGATTCGAGAATTGTAGGAAAAGGACAAATATTCGTGGCAATTAAAGGGGAAAAAACTGACGGGCATAAATACTTCAAAGAAGCCTTAGAAAACGGTGCTCTGGCGGTGATGTGCGAAAAGAAGTTAAACGGTCCTTCGTTGACTGTCAAAAACTGCGTTGAGGCTATGGGACAGCTGGCCTTTGACAGGTTATCCAGATCTAAAGCAAAGATAGTAGGTGTGACAGGATCTTTGGGAAAGACCACCGCAAAAGAGGCTATCAAATCAGCTCTCGGATCTGCTTTAAAAGTCGAATCGAGTGAAGGAAATATGAATACAGAAATAGGGCTGCCTCTCACTATTTTAAACAAAGAGCGGGATCCTGACATTTTTGTGCTTGAAATGGCGGCGAGAAAAATTGGAGACATCGAATACCTGTGCGAGATTGCCCAACCCGATATTTCTGTTGTCACACAAATAGCGCCTGTTCATCTTGAGATCTTCGGTTCAATGGAAAATATCACAAAAGCGAAATTAGAAATCGCGCTGAAGACGAAAAATGGAGGTTTCGTGGTTTTAAACGGAGACGACAAAGAACTTTCCAAATTCAAAAAGTTTGAGGGAAAGACTGTACATTATTTCGGTATTGAGCATCAGAGTGTAAAAGACATAAGATACTCCAAAGAGGAAACTTCTTTCACCGTGCAAAACCACAGAGTCACTGTTAGAGTTCCAGCAAAAGTCGGTCTTTATGCAGGATTGGCTTCACTCAAGGTAGGTCAGATTTTAGGTCTTGAAATATCTGAGCTCGCCCGTGGTTTGTCTTCAATGGTAATGCCGCCAAACAGGTTTGGATTATTCCTGGTTTCCGGCAAAACCATCATAGATGATTCTTACAACTCAAGCCCAGTAGCGTTGGAAGCGGTGATGGATTACACCAGCCGGTACTTTACGGGAAAAAAAATAGCCGTTTTGGGCGATATGAAAGAATTGGGTGAAGACAGCCCAAGATACCATTTTGAAGCCGGTTCCAAAGCTGCCAAAAAAGGTTTTGCCGAAGTCATAGCGGTGGGAGACTACGCTAAAGACTTATGCCAGGGTTTTAATGAAAAAAGTTCTAAAAATTGTCATGAAGCTCAAAACTGGAAAGAGGCTTTATCGATTCTGGAAAAAATTATAGACAAGGGAGATGTAATTCTTATAAAGGGCAGCAGAGTCATGGAGCTTGATAAATTAGCTCTCGCACTTAAAAACGGCGGTAAAAGTGTTTAA
- a CDS encoding UDP-N-acetylmuramoyl-L-alanyl-D-glutamate--2,6-diaminopimelate ligase encodes MTNIDEIKENFPELKIHGYRNENPCITGIGPDSRTLEKGDIFVVTDETSLKWIKDAVAKGAPAVLAREKVQAMIKVPVIECKNTENAALDLAQFIYKNEIKNLKIVGITGTNGKTTTAFMLKSIFEKAGLSTGMIGTTGHYFSNETEKAFNTTPPALEIYRLLGKMTKKRICHVVMEVSSHALELGRIKNLLFDSVLFTSFGQDHLDFHGSLENYFKAKLKIFTLMKENAFSCVNGEIVFKDSISKATDKSIYFYSAKEESDFRIIPEIQNLDSSRFRLVGRDCDFEIELHIPTRVNMFNAAGAAVCALKFGIDEETISNGLKRIREIPGRLQKVKSGAPFSIFVDFAHTPDALENLLSDLKNLEHKKIISVFGCGGDRDKLKRPEMGKIAEKYSDVVILTDDNPRSENPDLIIGEIMAGMTEKPLVFRDRKEAIRKAVEKAGVGDIVVICGKGHETYQITQNKVSEFNDREEVKKTLAEYGWIMN; translated from the coding sequence ATGACAAATATTGATGAAATAAAAGAAAATTTTCCAGAACTGAAAATTCACGGATACAGAAATGAAAACCCCTGTATAACCGGAATAGGACCCGATTCGAGAACTTTGGAAAAAGGGGATATTTTCGTGGTCACGGATGAAACTTCTTTAAAGTGGATAAAAGACGCAGTCGCCAAAGGAGCACCGGCTGTTTTGGCGCGAGAGAAAGTACAAGCAATGATAAAAGTCCCGGTAATTGAATGCAAAAATACAGAAAATGCCGCTCTGGATTTGGCTCAGTTTATATATAAAAATGAAATAAAAAATCTAAAAATCGTCGGAATAACAGGTACAAACGGCAAAACCACTACGGCTTTCATGCTAAAATCCATTTTCGAAAAAGCCGGACTGTCAACAGGCATGATTGGCACCACCGGACACTATTTTTCAAATGAAACGGAGAAAGCGTTCAACACAACACCACCCGCTTTAGAAATTTATAGGCTTCTCGGAAAAATGACAAAGAAGAGAATATGTCATGTGGTAATGGAAGTTTCCTCACACGCTCTCGAATTGGGCAGGATAAAAAACTTGTTGTTTGATTCTGTGCTGTTCACAAGTTTCGGGCAGGACCACCTCGATTTTCACGGAAGTTTGGAGAACTATTTCAAAGCAAAATTGAAAATATTCACTCTTATGAAAGAAAACGCTTTCTCCTGCGTCAATGGAGAAATTGTTTTCAAAGACAGTATTTCGAAAGCCACAGACAAGAGCATTTATTTTTATTCAGCGAAAGAAGAATCAGACTTCAGAATAATACCTGAAATTCAAAATCTAGACTCTTCTCGATTCCGTCTAGTCGGAAGGGACTGTGATTTTGAAATTGAACTGCATATTCCAACTCGCGTAAACATGTTTAACGCCGCGGGAGCCGCCGTATGCGCATTGAAATTTGGGATCGATGAGGAGACGATAAGCAATGGGTTGAAAAGAATCCGAGAAATACCAGGGCGTTTACAGAAGGTGAAATCAGGCGCCCCGTTCAGCATATTCGTCGATTTTGCGCATACCCCAGACGCTCTCGAAAATCTGCTTTCTGACTTGAAAAATTTGGAACACAAGAAAATTATTTCTGTCTTTGGCTGCGGTGGAGACAGGGATAAGCTTAAAAGACCTGAAATGGGTAAAATCGCCGAGAAATATTCAGATGTCGTCATTCTCACCGACGACAACCCAAGGTCTGAGAATCCAGATTTGATTATAGGAGAAATCATGGCTGGAATGACTGAGAAACCTCTTGTTTTTCGAGACAGAAAAGAGGCGATCAGAAAAGCGGTAGAAAAAGCCGGTGTAGGCGATATCGTTGTAATCTGCGGCAAAGGGCATGAAACGTATCAAATAACTCAGAATAAAGTAAGTGAATTCAATGACAGAGAAGAAGTAAAAAAAACTCTGGCGGAGTATGGATGGATTATGAATTAG
- a CDS encoding AAA family ATPase, translating into MHYRDFYGLKEDPFNNIPDLRFFYPGNEYTRIHTRLLRVAKEKKGLGVLTGSVGAGKTTIARHLLYLLRNDKSIQSGLLVLMHSEFEPGWLVKRIAGLLGIREIPEDKTEALAIVTKRLLLFDGEGKHTTILIDEANKMVNPDQLEEIRGFLNLEKGNSRIITFLLFGTSDFLKHLERNESLAQRTAMRLKINPMDFPSTVKYIQHRLKTAGGDPQIFTQNAYSLIFKYSKGSPRTTNSLCDNLLFEGALINQNPITESLVAEISEMLGFDKGGESF; encoded by the coding sequence ATGCACTACAGGGATTTTTACGGTCTTAAAGAAGATCCTTTCAACAACATTCCTGATCTTAGATTTTTTTACCCCGGGAATGAATACACCAGAATTCATACTCGCCTTCTGAGAGTCGCGAAAGAGAAAAAAGGACTCGGAGTTCTCACAGGAAGTGTCGGTGCCGGCAAAACCACTATTGCAAGGCACCTGCTTTACCTTCTTAGAAACGATAAAAGCATCCAATCAGGACTTCTTGTTTTGATGCACAGCGAGTTTGAACCTGGTTGGCTCGTCAAGAGAATAGCCGGTCTTCTCGGCATAAGAGAGATTCCTGAAGACAAAACCGAGGCTTTGGCTATTGTGACGAAAAGGCTTCTTTTGTTCGATGGTGAGGGTAAGCATACAACAATTCTTATCGACGAAGCAAACAAGATGGTCAACCCTGATCAACTTGAAGAAATCAGAGGGTTTCTCAATCTTGAAAAGGGCAACAGCAGAATTATTACTTTTCTGCTTTTTGGTACTTCCGATTTTTTGAAACACTTGGAAAGAAACGAATCTCTCGCCCAGAGAACTGCCATGAGGTTAAAAATCAATCCAATGGATTTTCCCTCGACTGTAAAATATATACAACACAGGTTGAAAACAGCAGGGGGCGATCCCCAGATATTTACACAGAACGCATATTCGCTTATTTTCAAATATTCAAAGGGTAGTCCCAGAACCACAAATTCTCTTTGCGACAACCTGCTTTTTGAAGGAGCCCTGATAAATCAGAACCCCATAACTGAGAGTCTCGTCGCTGAAATCTCCGAAATGTTGGGCTTTGACAAGGGGGGAGAATCCTTTTAA
- a CDS encoding penicillin-binding protein 2, with amino-acid sequence MIKKWNKHPKIQLLTIIAFASLCIFFFESGKIARSETFRNQARLLTAYSFSPEILRGSLIDRKGRCIAYSHTSLSVFMYPESVTNINDCAQRLERIGISNSEEIIQNVEGRKGFTWIERDVSGDVSRRVREENISGVGVFYDQIRRYARSVSFGNLTGCVDPSNRGLSGLEYTFDNFLKGENDTAIMSLTHRGNLYLGEELDQNTRFRGDDVFLCIDMDIQDAAYNSLKKAVETYSAKSGTVIVLDPKTGAVRTMVTVGENDLNMTVDWQYEPGSTFKLITAAAALSENSVSLDEIVEYGKCEVQIGDYLIKDAEIHDTLNFREAFVHSSNVGMVDVARKTGTMTFNKYILLFGFGEKTEIDLPHEARGYVPKPNEWIDVKLATVSFGQGLSVTPLQLTAAYAAVANGGFLLRPKIVDSIVSPSRVVLIKKTDTLRRVLTVDVCDTLTALLVDAVERGTGKYAKIEDVSIAGKTGTAQIASESGGYREDAYISSFIGYFPAEDPQYVICVIIEEPRGAYYGGYVAAPVFREITEYIIRTMKLIETARSQI; translated from the coding sequence ATGATTAAAAAGTGGAACAAGCATCCTAAAATACAACTGCTTACAATAATTGCTTTCGCTTCATTGTGTATATTTTTCTTTGAATCTGGCAAAATTGCAAGATCTGAAACATTTAGAAATCAAGCGAGGCTTTTGACCGCGTACAGTTTCTCGCCAGAAATACTCAGAGGATCTTTGATTGACAGAAAAGGCAGATGCATAGCTTATTCACACACATCTTTGTCTGTTTTCATGTACCCCGAAAGCGTTACCAATATCAATGATTGCGCTCAGAGGTTGGAGAGAATAGGAATTTCAAACTCCGAAGAAATTATTCAAAACGTCGAAGGCAGAAAAGGTTTTACCTGGATCGAAAGAGACGTAAGCGGAGACGTCAGCCGAAGGGTGAGAGAAGAAAATATATCTGGAGTTGGTGTTTTCTACGATCAAATAAGGAGATACGCGAGAAGCGTTTCTTTTGGAAATCTAACCGGTTGCGTGGACCCCAGCAACAGAGGGCTATCAGGTCTTGAATACACATTCGACAATTTTTTAAAGGGAGAAAATGACACCGCCATAATGTCTCTAACCCATAGAGGAAACCTTTATCTCGGGGAAGAACTAGACCAAAACACCAGATTCAGAGGAGACGATGTTTTCCTCTGCATAGATATGGATATACAAGACGCTGCTTACAATTCTCTGAAAAAGGCTGTTGAAACGTATTCGGCAAAATCAGGGACTGTCATTGTCTTGGATCCCAAAACCGGAGCCGTCAGAACCATGGTGACCGTGGGTGAGAATGATCTGAATATGACCGTGGACTGGCAATATGAACCAGGTTCGACATTTAAGCTTATTACTGCAGCGGCGGCTCTTTCAGAGAATTCTGTCTCACTCGATGAAATTGTAGAATACGGAAAATGCGAGGTTCAAATAGGCGATTACTTGATAAAAGACGCTGAAATACACGACACGTTGAATTTTAGAGAAGCTTTTGTGCATTCTTCCAACGTGGGAATGGTAGATGTGGCTAGGAAAACTGGGACAATGACTTTTAACAAATATATTCTTCTTTTTGGTTTTGGCGAAAAAACCGAAATTGATCTTCCTCATGAAGCGAGAGGGTATGTTCCTAAACCTAATGAATGGATAGACGTAAAATTGGCAACAGTTTCTTTTGGGCAGGGATTGTCTGTGACGCCCCTGCAACTAACAGCAGCGTATGCGGCTGTAGCCAACGGCGGATTTCTTCTCAGGCCCAAAATAGTTGACAGTATAGTTTCGCCTTCAAGAGTGGTTTTGATAAAAAAAACCGATACTCTCAGGAGAGTACTGACAGTAGACGTATGCGATACATTGACAGCCCTTCTTGTGGATGCTGTGGAAAGGGGAACTGGAAAATACGCAAAAATTGAAGACGTCTCTATTGCCGGCAAAACCGGCACGGCACAGATAGCCTCCGAATCAGGAGGTTACCGTGAAGACGCCTATATATCTTCGTTTATAGGATACTTTCCTGCCGAAGATCCGCAGTATGTCATATGCGTGATAATTGAAGAACCCAGGGGCGCCTACTACGGCGGGTATGTCGCAGCTCCTGTATTCAGAGAAATTACAGAATATATTATTCGTACCATGAAACTGATAGAGACAGCGAGATCACAGATATGA
- the murD gene encoding UDP-N-acetylmuramoyl-L-alanine--D-glutamate ligase, which yields MSEKRVTVIGGGRSGEAAAKLLVHNGIDVFVTDSNSISDEVKRNLRAMNVNFEENEHTKRAFDCDWAVASPGIKTDSEIILSFKEMKKKIIPEIELAKKFMKANLLSVTGTNGKSTTTALAAHLIENSGVKCHVGGNLAPGKPLSEISIEAKQGEWVSAEISSFQMELVSEFETDAAIWTNVSRDHLDRHGDIENYASFKADLVKRVNKNGFAVLNSDDQIVLETTIGAECRKYYFGNDRAITQGFIDGDVAIFQPDQSVRFSIRENETQLKGRHNLENVLAAGLAAYFIGVKPEKIIESVKTFKGLPHRLEKIGVFGGVLFINNSMCTNETAFRKSLEAYKGAIAIVGGKEKKTDLNDIALSCRDLAKFVILIGSSADELSEKLKTFNVGHDKVLDMDEAVIKASKIAVKGDTVILNPGMASFDMFKDFQDRGETFKNSVRKNYAPL from the coding sequence ATGTCTGAAAAAAGAGTGACAGTAATAGGAGGAGGAAGAAGTGGGGAAGCGGCCGCAAAGCTCCTTGTGCACAACGGAATAGATGTTTTTGTGACTGACTCTAACTCAATTTCCGATGAAGTCAAAAGAAACCTGAGAGCGATGAATGTCAATTTTGAGGAAAACGAGCACACAAAGAGAGCCTTTGATTGCGACTGGGCCGTAGCGAGCCCGGGTATAAAAACCGATTCAGAGATCATTTTAAGTTTTAAAGAAATGAAAAAGAAAATAATCCCAGAAATTGAATTGGCGAAAAAGTTTATGAAGGCAAATTTGCTTTCGGTCACCGGCACAAACGGAAAGAGCACCACGACTGCTTTGGCGGCTCATTTGATAGAAAATAGCGGAGTGAAATGTCACGTGGGCGGAAACCTCGCTCCCGGAAAGCCTCTTTCAGAAATATCTATTGAAGCAAAACAAGGCGAGTGGGTAAGCGCGGAAATCAGCAGTTTTCAAATGGAGCTGGTTTCGGAATTTGAAACAGACGCTGCAATATGGACGAATGTTTCTAGAGACCATCTCGACAGGCATGGAGATATTGAAAACTACGCTTCTTTCAAGGCTGATCTTGTAAAGAGAGTGAATAAAAACGGATTCGCGGTACTAAATTCTGATGACCAAATCGTCCTGGAGACAACGATCGGGGCTGAATGCAGGAAATACTATTTTGGAAACGACAGGGCTATAACACAGGGGTTTATAGACGGCGATGTAGCTATTTTTCAGCCCGATCAGAGCGTGCGTTTTTCTATACGAGAAAACGAAACGCAGCTGAAAGGGCGACACAACCTCGAAAATGTTCTAGCTGCAGGTCTCGCGGCTTATTTCATAGGCGTTAAACCCGAAAAGATAATAGAGTCTGTTAAGACGTTCAAAGGTCTCCCTCACAGGCTTGAGAAAATTGGTGTGTTCGGGGGAGTATTGTTTATCAACAACTCAATGTGCACTAACGAGACAGCGTTCAGAAAGTCACTTGAAGCGTATAAAGGCGCGATTGCAATAGTTGGAGGAAAAGAAAAAAAAACAGATTTAAACGACATCGCCTTGTCTTGCAGGGATCTGGCTAAATTCGTGATACTGATAGGCTCGAGTGCTGATGAACTGTCCGAAAAGCTGAAAACATTCAATGTTGGACACGATAAGGTTCTAGACATGGACGAGGCCGTCATTAAAGCGTCGAAAATCGCCGTCAAGGGAGATACGGTCATTCTCAATCCAGGTATGGCGAGTTTCGATATGTTCAAAGATTTCCAAGACAGAGGTGAAACCTTTAAAAATTCGGTGAGAAAAAACTATGCTCCTTTATGA
- the mraZ gene encoding division/cell wall cluster transcriptional repressor MraZ codes for MGFYGTHRCAIDEKGRFFLPVKYRKDLNENRMFLTRGFDRCLNLYTVRDWDSFEKKLLELPTSKKDVRNVLRYFIGSGDFVEIDGKGRMKIPTELLSFAEIKKDLMSVGRGNLIELWSYENFKPVIESMDEKITDLFENLGI; via the coding sequence ATGGGTTTTTATGGAACACACAGGTGCGCGATAGACGAAAAAGGCCGTTTTTTCCTTCCAGTTAAATACCGAAAAGATCTCAACGAAAACAGAATGTTCTTAACAAGGGGTTTCGACAGATGTCTAAATCTCTACACAGTCAGAGATTGGGATTCGTTTGAAAAAAAACTTCTTGAACTTCCAACGAGCAAAAAGGACGTAAGAAATGTATTGAGATATTTTATCGGATCAGGGGATTTTGTTGAAATTGACGGTAAAGGGAGAATGAAAATTCCGACGGAACTACTGTCTTTTGCTGAAATCAAGAAAGATTTGATGTCGGTAGGGAGAGGAAATTTAATCGAACTTTGGTCTTATGAAAATTTCAAACCAGTCATTGAAAGCATGGATGAAAAAATCACAGACCTTTTTGAGAATTTAGGAATTTGA